One stretch of Mycolicibacterium fallax DNA includes these proteins:
- a CDS encoding alpha/beta hydrolase gives MSRPTLRQAISWQPDSLEAAAGVWDAAATDLHRDVEVLIRGVEGLHEHWRGSTAAAARTRMTGLTGEATRLARVFVAAAAVARSGAQSIGQRRDEVLAAVAAARAEGYPVADDGTAHAPAPASEVMTSRAAELSITVAAALDRLGVADEDTARDLDAAFRIAEPAPTTAAGWPTGPAALVAGWPTLSQEAIAAQIAALSPEQRRQLVEAAPRQAGNTDGVPWPLRIAANRLNIAEAILTQRGLLDRSAQDKARSELSGPLPAALTRGAGDPASQERVRAALLSDPAIRARAAAAHDRKVNARIEFYQGLLADVPDPTGRSELPVPRQFIAFDPQRSSLIELHGDLRTATNLGVLIPGLNTTLAGSAANVDTARRFTRAGGGRLAMISYLGGEFPTGTDLVSGIRQAAEPGYAERMAPRLVAFSADVKRTVDGTGRTIPVTYLGHSYGGSILGTAERDGLTADRTVYVAAAGAGVGVHGPGDWHNRNPDVRRFSMTAPLDWIEAVQGIPFGPHGADPDTMAGVIPLGTGRRANGSPMMGPGAHSGVVNDPSDAWNNLLAVLLAGPEPRRPR, from the coding sequence GTGAGCCGGCCGACGCTGCGCCAGGCGATCAGCTGGCAACCCGACTCGCTGGAGGCCGCCGCCGGGGTGTGGGACGCCGCCGCCACCGATCTGCACCGCGACGTGGAGGTGCTGATCCGCGGTGTCGAGGGCCTGCACGAGCACTGGCGCGGCTCCACCGCGGCCGCCGCCCGCACCCGGATGACCGGGCTGACCGGCGAGGCGACCCGGCTGGCCCGGGTGTTCGTCGCGGCGGCGGCGGTGGCCCGCAGCGGCGCCCAATCGATCGGGCAGCGCCGCGACGAGGTACTCGCCGCGGTCGCCGCGGCCCGCGCCGAGGGCTACCCGGTGGCCGACGACGGCACCGCCCACGCCCCGGCACCGGCGAGCGAGGTGATGACTTCGCGGGCCGCGGAGCTCAGCATCACCGTCGCCGCGGCGCTGGATCGGCTCGGCGTCGCCGACGAGGACACCGCCCGCGACCTGGACGCCGCGTTCCGGATCGCCGAACCGGCCCCCACCACGGCGGCCGGCTGGCCGACCGGCCCGGCGGCCCTGGTGGCCGGCTGGCCCACCCTGAGCCAGGAGGCGATCGCCGCCCAGATCGCGGCATTGTCCCCCGAACAGCGCCGGCAACTCGTCGAGGCCGCGCCCCGCCAGGCCGGTAACACCGATGGAGTGCCCTGGCCGCTGCGGATCGCGGCAAACCGGCTCAACATCGCCGAGGCGATCCTGACCCAGCGGGGGCTGCTGGATCGCAGCGCGCAGGACAAGGCGCGCAGCGAGCTCAGCGGCCCACTGCCCGCGGCGCTGACCCGCGGCGCCGGGGACCCGGCGAGCCAGGAGCGAGTGCGGGCGGCGCTGCTCAGCGACCCGGCGATCCGGGCCCGCGCGGCCGCCGCGCACGACCGAAAGGTCAACGCGCGCATCGAGTTCTACCAGGGCCTGCTGGCCGACGTGCCGGACCCGACCGGCCGCAGCGAGCTGCCGGTGCCGCGGCAGTTCATCGCCTTCGACCCGCAGCGCTCCTCGCTGATCGAACTGCACGGCGACCTGCGCACCGCCACCAACCTCGGCGTACTGATCCCGGGGCTGAACACCACGCTGGCGGGCAGCGCCGCGAACGTGGACACCGCCCGCCGGTTCACCCGGGCCGGCGGCGGACGGCTGGCGATGATCAGCTACCTGGGTGGGGAGTTCCCCACCGGCACCGACCTGGTGTCCGGGATCCGGCAGGCCGCCGAACCCGGCTACGCCGAGCGGATGGCGCCGCGACTGGTCGCCTTCAGCGCGGACGTCAAACGCACGGTCGACGGGACCGGCCGGACCATCCCGGTCACCTACCTGGGGCACTCCTACGGCGGCTCCATCCTGGGCACCGCCGAGCGGGACGGGCTGACCGCCGACCGCACCGTCTACGTGGCGGCGGCCGGTGCCGGGGTCGGGGTGCACGGGCCCGGCGACTGGCACAACCGCAACCCCGACGTGCGGCGCTTCTCGATGACCGCACCGCTGGACTGGATCGAGGCCGTGCAGGGCATCCCGTTCGGACCGCACGGCGCCGACCCGGACACCATGGCGGGGGTGATCCCGCTGGGCACCGGCCGGCGCGCCAACGGGTCACCGATGATGGGCCCGGGTGCGCACAGCGGCGTGGTCAACGACCCCTCGGACGCCTGGAACAACCTGCTCGCGGTGCTGCTGGCCGGACCCGAGCCGCGCCGGCCGCGGTGA
- a CDS encoding fumarate reductase/succinate dehydrogenase flavoprotein subunit, with the protein MSVDRVHLGELRGRGAPLDGGVPDGDPATAWERRLLDYRLVSPLNRSKFTVIVVGTGLAGAGCAAALGELGYRVESFTFHDAPRRAHSVAAQGGINAARGRKVDNDSVARFVKDTVKGGDFRTREADVYRLAQESARVIDHMNAIGAPFAREYGGSLATRSFGGVQVSRTYYTRGQTGQQLQIAASQALLRQVGLGTVNLHTRTEMLDLIVADGRAVGIVTRNLVTGEVSATTGHAVVLATGGYGNVFFRSTLARNSNASATWRAHQRGALFASPSFIQFHPTALPVSSPWQSKTILMSESLRNDGRIWVPRRAGDDRAPADIPDAERDYYLERMYPSYGNLSPRDVSSRAARAQIESGHGVGPLKNSVYLDFRDALARLGRHVIAERYGNLFSMYRDATGEDPYTVPMRIAPGAHFAMGGLWSDFDQMTSIPGLFVGGEAGWAYHGANRLGANSLLSACVDGWFTLPYAVPNYLAGLLGTAPPAADHPAVTATLGQTRERIEALLAIGGTQGPDRFHRRLGDILYRGCGVSRSAAGLATAIGEIDELTADFHAGLRVAGGAGEFNQELEKAGRVADYLGLARLMCIDALDRDESCGAHFRQEHQSPGGEAQRDDDRWCFVSAWAPGSGGTPVRRDEPLNFTAVPLQTRNYV; encoded by the coding sequence GGGTGCATCTGGGCGAGCTGCGCGGCCGCGGCGCGCCGCTGGACGGGGGTGTGCCCGACGGGGATCCGGCCACCGCCTGGGAACGCCGGCTGCTGGACTACCGGCTGGTCAGCCCGCTGAACCGGAGCAAGTTCACCGTCATCGTGGTGGGCACCGGGCTGGCCGGGGCGGGCTGCGCGGCGGCACTGGGCGAACTGGGCTACCGGGTGGAGTCCTTCACCTTCCACGATGCGCCGCGGCGCGCGCACAGCGTCGCCGCCCAGGGCGGCATCAACGCCGCCCGCGGCCGCAAGGTCGACAACGACAGCGTCGCGCGCTTCGTCAAGGACACCGTCAAGGGTGGGGACTTCCGGACCCGGGAGGCCGACGTCTACCGGCTGGCCCAGGAGTCCGCGCGGGTGATCGACCACATGAACGCGATCGGCGCGCCGTTCGCCCGGGAGTACGGCGGCAGCCTGGCCACCCGGTCGTTCGGCGGGGTGCAGGTCTCGCGGACCTACTACACCCGCGGCCAGACCGGCCAGCAGCTGCAGATCGCGGCCAGCCAGGCGCTGCTGCGCCAGGTCGGGCTCGGCACGGTGAACCTGCACACCCGTACCGAAATGCTGGATCTGATCGTCGCCGACGGCCGCGCCGTCGGCATCGTCACCCGCAACCTGGTGACCGGCGAGGTGTCGGCGACCACCGGGCATGCCGTGGTGCTGGCCACCGGCGGCTACGGCAACGTGTTCTTCCGCTCCACCCTGGCACGCAACTCCAATGCCAGCGCCACCTGGCGCGCCCACCAGCGCGGCGCGCTGTTCGCCTCGCCGTCGTTCATCCAATTCCATCCGACCGCGCTGCCGGTCAGCTCACCCTGGCAGTCCAAGACCATCCTGATGAGCGAATCGCTGCGCAACGACGGCCGGATCTGGGTACCCCGACGCGCCGGCGATGACCGCGCCCCGGCCGACATCCCCGACGCCGAGCGGGACTACTACCTGGAGCGGATGTACCCGTCCTACGGCAACCTGTCCCCGCGGGATGTCTCTTCCCGTGCCGCGCGCGCCCAGATCGAATCCGGGCACGGCGTCGGCCCGCTGAAAAACAGTGTGTACCTGGACTTCCGGGACGCGCTGGCCCGGCTCGGCCGGCACGTCATCGCCGAACGGTACGGAAACCTGTTCTCGATGTACCGCGACGCCACCGGCGAGGACCCCTACACCGTCCCGATGCGGATCGCCCCGGGCGCGCACTTCGCGATGGGTGGACTGTGGAGCGACTTCGACCAAATGACCTCCATCCCCGGCCTTTTCGTCGGCGGCGAGGCCGGCTGGGCCTACCACGGCGCCAACCGGCTCGGCGCCAATTCGTTGCTGTCGGCGTGCGTGGACGGCTGGTTCACCCTGCCGTACGCGGTGCCCAACTACCTGGCCGGGCTGCTCGGCACCGCGCCGCCGGCCGCCGATCACCCTGCGGTGACCGCGACGCTGGGACAGACCCGGGAGCGGATCGAGGCGCTGCTGGCGATCGGCGGCACCCAGGGTCCGGACCGCTTCCATCGCCGGCTCGGCGACATCCTCTACCGCGGCTGCGGGGTCTCGCGGTCGGCGGCCGGCCTGGCTACCGCGATCGGCGAGATCGACGAGCTGACCGCCGACTTTCACGCCGGCCTGCGGGTGGCCGGCGGCGCGGGGGAGTTCAACCAGGAACTGGAGAAGGCCGGCCGGGTGGCCGACTATCTGGGCCTGGCCCGGCTGATGTGCATCGACGCGCTGGACCGCGACGAATCCTGCGGGGCGCACTTCCGGCAGGAACACCAGAGCCCCGGCGGGGAGGCGCAGCGCGACGACGACCGCTGGTGCTTCGTGTCCGCCTGGGCGCCCGGCTCCGGCGGCACCCCGGTGCGCCGCGACGAGCCACTGAACTTCACCGCCGTCCCCCTGCAAACCCGGAACTACGTGTGA
- a CDS encoding succinate dehydrogenase/fumarate reductase iron-sulfur subunit: MKLTLEIWRQRDPASAGRFERYPIEDATAEMSLLELLDRLNDALVAAGQDPVAFDSDCREGVCGSCGVTVDGRPHGPVPNTPSCRQHVRSYADGDRIRIEPLRSAAFPVLRDLVVDRSALDAMITAGGHIGLDAGTAADADAEPLPKEAAEYALDFAACIGCGACVAACPNGAAHLFAGAKLLHLGTVTRGRAERGRRAKALTGAMQEQFGPCSSYGECVQVCPENIPMTAIAAVNREVLRARLRGKAD; encoded by the coding sequence ATGAAACTGACCCTGGAGATCTGGCGCCAGCGCGACCCCGCCTCGGCCGGCCGCTTCGAGCGCTACCCGATCGAGGACGCCACCGCCGAGATGTCGCTGCTGGAACTGCTCGACCGGCTCAACGACGCCCTGGTCGCCGCGGGGCAGGACCCGGTGGCCTTCGACTCGGACTGCCGGGAGGGGGTGTGCGGGTCCTGCGGGGTGACCGTCGACGGCCGGCCGCACGGCCCGGTGCCCAACACCCCGTCCTGCCGCCAGCACGTCCGGTCCTACGCCGATGGGGACCGCATCCGGATCGAACCGCTGCGCTCGGCGGCGTTCCCGGTGCTGCGCGACCTGGTGGTGGACCGGTCCGCGCTGGACGCGATGATCACCGCGGGCGGCCACATCGGCCTGGACGCCGGGACCGCCGCGGACGCCGACGCCGAACCGCTGCCCAAGGAGGCCGCCGAATACGCGCTGGACTTCGCCGCCTGCATCGGCTGCGGGGCCTGCGTGGCGGCCTGCCCGAACGGCGCCGCGCACCTGTTCGCCGGCGCCAAGCTGCTGCACCTGGGCACCGTCACCCGGGGCCGGGCCGAACGCGGCCGGCGGGCCAAAGCGCTGACCGGGGCGATGCAGGAGCAGTTCGGGCCGTGCTCCAGCTACGGCGAGTGCGTGCAGGTCTGCCCGGAGAACATCCCGATGACCGCGATCGCCGCGGTCAACCGGGAGGTGCTGCGGGCCCGGCTGCGCGGCAAGGCCGACTGA
- a CDS encoding DUF559 domain-containing protein encodes MAVVDELTRLGGVATRAALIARTSRRQVDNALAGGQIVALARGRYAVPQIQADIAAAHRLSGAVCLLSAALRHGWAVKTPPKLPQIAVPRNRRLTPELAAGAEVRRLRLVTGDVVDGVTSRDRTIMDCLRLLPDDEALAVADSMLRDGGARSSLEALVRDARGPGTARMRLLVQRARADAANPFESVLRAIGHRVPGLNLRPQVVIRRPDANIIGGGARLGRPDLVDEDLRIIAEADSFEWHGNRAALQADARRYNAFTVAGWLVLRFCWEDVMFNPDGVRGILAAAVAERTDRR; translated from the coding sequence ATGGCCGTTGTCGACGAACTCACCCGCCTCGGCGGCGTGGCGACCCGAGCGGCGCTCATCGCACGCACCTCACGGCGACAGGTCGACAATGCGCTGGCCGGCGGACAGATCGTGGCGCTGGCGCGTGGCCGTTACGCGGTGCCCCAGATCCAGGCGGACATCGCCGCCGCCCACCGACTGTCCGGTGCGGTCTGCCTGCTCAGCGCCGCTCTTCGGCACGGTTGGGCGGTCAAGACCCCGCCCAAGCTGCCGCAGATCGCTGTCCCCCGTAATCGCCGGCTAACCCCGGAGCTGGCCGCCGGCGCCGAGGTGCGACGGCTTCGGCTGGTGACCGGCGATGTCGTTGACGGTGTCACGTCCCGGGACCGCACCATCATGGACTGCCTGCGCCTGCTCCCCGACGACGAGGCGCTGGCGGTCGCGGATTCGATGCTGCGGGACGGGGGCGCCCGGTCCTCGCTGGAGGCCCTGGTGCGCGACGCCCGCGGCCCGGGCACCGCGCGGATGCGGCTGCTGGTCCAGCGTGCTCGCGCCGATGCGGCCAACCCATTTGAGTCGGTGCTGCGTGCGATCGGCCACCGAGTTCCCGGGCTGAACCTGCGGCCCCAGGTGGTGATCCGGCGCCCCGACGCCAACATCATCGGTGGCGGGGCGCGGCTCGGCCGGCCGGATCTGGTCGACGAGGACCTCCGGATCATCGCCGAGGCCGACTCCTTCGAATGGCACGGCAACCGCGCGGCCCTGCAGGCCGACGCGCGCCGCTACAACGCGTTCACCGTCGCCGGTTGGCTGGTGCTGCGCTTCTGCTGGGAGGACGTGATGTTCAATCCCGATGGGGTCCGGGGCATCCTGGCCGCGGCCGTAGCCGAACGTACCGATCGGCGGTGA